A genome region from Vallitalea okinawensis includes the following:
- a CDS encoding sensor histidine kinase → MGISKKLLIFFITLTIATIMLVFSFTFYTTQSEIEDKFGYLLNEMVNKTVMHMDSKVLEIERSMNMLVMNSEFTSNYMNLDKIPVDEYVRRTAQAKALADITIYSSKDIESIIIKLKSDEDLHHYGGNFSDQYYVEKEYKDKYAFFFMDWDNFSQEIVIENILQNYHSFYWTSGIQENYDDIYLMKKLSHWDTGKQLGIITMVMDMEVFTDLYLDMEKEFSSTNYLVDSTGTIVAHSNPELIGTTLDAEMERMINLGDSSEYYNVDGHLIAFQEAKNGWVYISSIPMEYITREIDNAWTSSFLIIIIGILLATLVFFIYTRRISRNMGILISKMLKVEEGDMEISEKIESNDEIGLIDNYFNRMVEKLNRLIRKNYVQKLEKREAELSALQFQINPHFLYNTLESISAIGSVYGSHEISQISQKLGQMLRYSININSSEFVTLTKEIQHIENYFFIQEVRFEDRFKVFYDIDPHVKDAKVLKLILQPIVENIIQHGLSDEDEGIIAIVAEWCDKNLIIKISDDGKGMSNEQVKQLNDYINEDTDKILTGYKKSVGMRNVNLRIKLAYGEEYGLHVTSQEGIGTHVTFTLPLI, encoded by the coding sequence ATGGGTATAAGTAAAAAGCTATTAATATTCTTCATTACATTAACGATCGCTACGATCATGTTAGTTTTTAGTTTTACGTTTTATACAACTCAGTCTGAGATTGAAGATAAATTTGGTTACCTCCTCAATGAAATGGTTAATAAAACAGTTATGCACATGGATTCAAAGGTACTGGAAATTGAAAGATCCATGAATATGTTGGTTATGAATTCAGAGTTTACCAGTAACTATATGAATCTTGATAAGATTCCCGTGGATGAGTATGTTAGAAGAACAGCACAGGCTAAAGCTTTGGCAGATATTACGATATATAGTAGTAAAGATATTGAATCGATTATTATCAAGTTAAAGAGCGATGAAGATCTGCATCACTATGGGGGAAATTTTAGTGATCAGTATTATGTTGAGAAAGAGTATAAGGATAAGTATGCCTTCTTCTTTATGGATTGGGATAACTTTAGTCAAGAAATTGTCATTGAAAATATTCTTCAAAATTACCATAGTTTCTATTGGACATCAGGTATTCAAGAGAATTATGATGATATTTACCTTATGAAGAAACTTTCACACTGGGATACAGGGAAGCAGTTAGGTATTATTACTATGGTGATGGATATGGAAGTATTCACTGATTTGTATCTTGATATGGAGAAAGAGTTTTCTTCTACTAACTATTTGGTGGATTCAACAGGAACCATTGTAGCACACAGTAATCCAGAACTCATTGGTACAACGCTGGATGCAGAAATGGAAAGGATGATTAATTTAGGTGATTCATCTGAATATTATAATGTTGATGGTCATTTAATTGCTTTCCAAGAAGCTAAAAACGGATGGGTTTATATATCTTCCATACCAATGGAGTACATTACTAGAGAAATTGATAACGCTTGGACAAGTTCCTTCCTTATAATCATTATAGGTATTTTGCTTGCTACATTAGTTTTCTTTATTTATACAAGACGTATATCAAGGAACATGGGAATACTTATAAGTAAAATGTTAAAAGTTGAAGAAGGGGATATGGAAATCAGTGAGAAAATTGAGAGTAATGACGAAATTGGATTAATCGATAATTACTTTAATAGGATGGTTGAAAAGCTAAATCGCCTCATCCGGAAAAATTATGTTCAAAAACTTGAAAAACGAGAGGCAGAATTAAGTGCACTACAATTTCAGATTAACCCTCACTTCCTCTATAATACACTTGAATCTATTAGTGCTATTGGAAGTGTTTATGGCAGTCATGAAATCAGTCAAATCAGCCAGAAGCTAGGACAGATGTTACGATATAGTATTAACATCAATTCTTCTGAATTCGTTACGTTAACAAAAGAGATACAGCACATAGAAAATTATTTTTTCATACAAGAAGTACGATTTGAAGATCGATTTAAGGTTTTCTATGATATTGATCCTCATGTGAAAGATGCAAAAGTACTAAAGTTAATTTTACAACCGATTGTGGAAAACATTATTCAGCATGGTTTATCCGATGAGGATGAAGGTATCATTGCTATCGTCGCGGAGTGGTGCGATAAAAACTTAATCATTAAAATCTCTGATGATGGTAAAGGTATGTCTAATGAACAAGTCAAACAGCTT
- a CDS encoding carbohydrate ABC transporter permease, whose product MKNSPTLKKKGFTYREIGKIVVHTLLIIGAISMIFPFIWMILTSLKTFGEATRIPPTILPSEWMVENYTKVLNVLPFTQLYINTILMMLGRVIFAVVTCSMAGYAFARIKFPGSKIMFGLILAQMMVPGQVFTIPQYLLVADLGMLNTIFALIFPGLISCFGVFLLRQFYLSLPNELEEAAIIDGCNDWKIFTRIMFPLTKASVSALTIFTAIWAYKDLMWPIIVNISMDKMTLSAGLATLNGQYVTDYPVIMAGTVLSMWPILILYVIFQRQFVEGIAMTGTKG is encoded by the coding sequence ATGAAAAATAGTCCAACTTTAAAGAAAAAAGGATTCACATATAGAGAAATAGGTAAAATAGTAGTTCATACATTGTTGATTATCGGCGCTATATCTATGATTTTTCCATTTATATGGATGATTCTCACGTCACTAAAGACGTTTGGAGAAGCAACTCGGATACCACCAACCATATTACCTAGTGAATGGATGGTGGAGAATTATACCAAGGTCTTAAACGTATTACCTTTTACACAATTATATATAAATACCATTTTGATGATGCTTGGTCGAGTGATTTTTGCAGTTGTAACTTGTTCAATGGCAGGATACGCCTTTGCGCGTATTAAGTTTCCTGGCAGTAAAATCATGTTTGGATTAATATTGGCACAGATGATGGTACCAGGTCAAGTATTTACTATTCCACAGTATTTATTGGTAGCGGACTTAGGAATGTTAAATACCATTTTCGCATTAATCTTTCCTGGATTAATCAGCTGCTTCGGTGTCTTCTTGCTCAGACAGTTTTATTTATCATTACCTAATGAACTAGAAGAAGCAGCCATTATTGATGGATGTAATGATTGGAAGATTTTCACAAGAATTATGTTTCCATTAACAAAGGCATCCGTTTCAGCGTTAACCATCTTCACAGCAATTTGGGCATACAAGGATCTAATGTGGCCAATCATTGTTAATATTTCAATGGACAAAATGACTTTATCAGCAGGTCTTGCAACATTAAATGGGCAATACGTCACGGATTACCCAGTAATCATGGCTGGTACAGTTTTATCTATGTGGCCTATACTGATTCTTTACGTTATCTTCCAAAGACAATTTGTTGAGGGGATAGCTATGACAGGTACAAAAGGTTAA
- a CDS encoding carbohydrate ABC transporter permease produces the protein MTKDLKYSKLDKSRFKWGYIMVAPTMLGLLILNLWPLMQSFWLSLNKNLGFNNYKYIGSDNYIKMFSDSTIWQAIGNTLVFTIITVPLAVFISLILASLVNSKIKGKGIYRTIYFLPMVVAPAAIAMVWKWMFNADYGIINYLLGTLGIDPVRWLTNPSTALLSVSIVAIWGQLGYRMIILMAGLNSIPNSYYEAAQIDGASAIKQFRHITLPLVSPTLFFVVITGFMNAIKQFDIVYMMIEDVNPALQHAQTILYLYFEEAFVKNNKGYASAIVMFTFVIIMIITGIQFVLQKKWVHYE, from the coding sequence ATGACAAAAGATTTGAAATATTCAAAACTTGATAAGAGTCGATTTAAGTGGGGTTACATTATGGTAGCGCCAACGATGCTAGGTTTGCTCATACTTAACCTTTGGCCATTAATGCAATCCTTTTGGTTGAGTTTGAACAAGAACTTAGGTTTTAATAACTATAAATATATTGGATCGGACAATTATATAAAAATGTTCAGTGATTCAACCATTTGGCAAGCAATAGGTAATACTCTAGTGTTCACGATAATTACAGTTCCACTTGCTGTCTTTATATCACTAATTTTAGCTAGTCTTGTTAATTCAAAAATAAAAGGAAAAGGAATATATCGTACCATTTATTTTTTACCAATGGTAGTTGCACCAGCAGCCATTGCAATGGTATGGAAATGGATGTTCAATGCTGATTATGGAATTATTAATTATCTTTTAGGTACTCTGGGCATTGATCCAGTCCGCTGGTTAACCAATCCTTCCACTGCTTTGTTATCGGTATCTATTGTTGCTATCTGGGGACAGTTAGGTTATCGTATGATTATTTTAATGGCTGGTCTTAATTCTATACCTAACAGCTATTATGAAGCAGCACAAATTGATGGTGCTAGTGCTATTAAACAATTTAGACATATTACGTTACCGTTAGTATCACCAACATTATTCTTTGTTGTTATTACTGGCTTTATGAATGCTATTAAGCAATTTGACATTGTATATATGATGATTGAAGATGTCAATCCAGCACTACAACATGCGCAAACAATTCTTTATTTATACTTTGAAGAAGCCTTTGTAAAAAATAATAAAGGTTATGCTTCAGCCATCGTTATGTTTACTTTCGTAATTATCATGATTATTACGGGCATACAATTTGTATTACAGAAAAAATGGGTTCACTATGAATAA
- a CDS encoding ABC transporter substrate-binding protein has protein sequence MKRIISLLLVLVMAMASFAGCASDKPTEKTKEETTKEEVKKDTTKDKEEPVEVSEIRYAYWGDGNEDFVKAIVEAFEAKNPDVKVIIEALPWSEYWTKLEASAMGGAMPDVFIHHPKYIEQYVDNNLLVPVDDLNDIDPNFSLDNYPEATVAPFLFDGTAYGLPKDFDTIGLFYNKEIFDAAGVPYPDSTWDWDKLVEVAKQLTDKENDIYGYGAYITPQQGYYNTIMQAGGYLITPEGKSGAAMPETMAGMQYWVDMIYTHEVSPTPEQFADTEAKQMFASGKLAMMFAGSWNMNNFAQNEDIADKFDVAELPAGPAQKAVMTNSICFSIAKSTEELEAARRFVAFLASEESQSIEAAFGGAIPAFQGTASKWVETYSDYNAQIFIDSLEFAYPLPRTKNTNKWYSVVKDYARLIISNQVSVEEGCTKLNEEMEAILAEEQ, from the coding sequence ATGAAAAGAATCATTTCATTATTACTTGTATTAGTTATGGCAATGGCTTCTTTTGCGGGGTGTGCAAGCGATAAGCCAACAGAAAAAACTAAAGAAGAAACTACAAAGGAAGAAGTAAAAAAGGATACAACTAAAGATAAAGAAGAACCAGTAGAAGTATCTGAAATCAGATATGCTTATTGGGGAGATGGTAACGAAGACTTCGTTAAAGCTATTGTAGAAGCATTTGAAGCGAAGAATCCTGATGTCAAAGTTATTATAGAAGCATTACCATGGAGTGAATACTGGACAAAGCTTGAAGCTTCAGCTATGGGTGGAGCGATGCCAGATGTATTTATTCACCATCCAAAATATATTGAGCAATATGTAGATAATAATTTACTTGTACCAGTTGACGATCTTAATGATATTGATCCAAACTTTAGTTTAGATAATTATCCTGAAGCAACTGTTGCTCCATTCTTATTTGATGGGACAGCTTATGGTTTACCAAAAGATTTCGATACAATTGGTTTGTTCTATAACAAAGAAATCTTTGATGCAGCTGGAGTTCCTTACCCAGACTCAACTTGGGATTGGGATAAACTTGTTGAAGTTGCAAAACAATTAACTGATAAAGAAAATGATATATATGGTTATGGTGCCTATATTACACCACAACAAGGTTATTACAACACTATTATGCAAGCTGGTGGTTACCTGATTACACCAGAAGGAAAATCTGGTGCAGCAATGCCAGAAACAATGGCAGGCATGCAATACTGGGTTGATATGATTTATACTCATGAAGTATCCCCTACACCTGAGCAGTTTGCTGATACTGAAGCAAAGCAAATGTTCGCATCTGGTAAGCTTGCTATGATGTTTGCAGGTTCTTGGAACATGAATAATTTTGCTCAAAATGAAGACATTGCAGATAAATTTGATGTAGCTGAGCTTCCAGCTGGACCAGCACAAAAAGCAGTTATGACAAATAGTATTTGCTTCTCAATCGCTAAGAGCACTGAAGAACTAGAAGCAGCTAGAAGATTTGTAGCTTTCTTAGCTAGTGAAGAATCTCAGTCTATCGAAGCAGCATTTGGTGGTGCAATTCCAGCATTCCAAGGAACTGCTAGCAAATGGGTAGAAACATACAGTGATTATAATGCACAAATCTTTATTGATTCATTAGAATTTGCTTACCCATTACCAAGAACTAAAAACACAAACAAATGGTATTCAGTTGTTAAAGACTATGCAAGACTAATCATTTCTAATCAAGTTTCTGTAGAAGAAGGATGTACAAAATTAAACGAAGAAATGGAAGCTATATTAGCAGAAGAACAATAA
- a CDS encoding response regulator, with amino-acid sequence MQKLLIVDDEKWIRRGLKVKLQELGYQFEEILEAKNGMDALEIIESELPKLVITDIRMPKMTGIDLIREGIKISKEIKFVIISGYAEFDYAEKAINMGARGYLLKPINDQNLKETMDKILGEIEREKEYHQVRVKVDKLEDSFVDNGKEKEINELILDDKINHVAIKAIMDEEFSYSSMALINIDASSYFQSNFKYEDLELLKFSIKNIMNEITLEDFHYFICNNHTNRNQMIIIMANNQGMNFQKMIEEKLYDLLNSINKYLKISVTIGVSKVHPDINRQQYSEAKEAYEFNFIDGRGKIYQYESVKYMTENAIQIPRDKIKLLKMYMSKGDAKNIRILLESLINTDTIKEQSTKYISFIWFEIVSILINSLDAIEKKSQRLLSTSLLQPEIFERYENVDEVINYLYTTVIDILGIKEDQDQDCKEIVYQVKHFIDQNYEQDIAIKDLAYEYAINPKYFSTLFKKEIGMSAIQYITNKRLAQACELLIQTGQSITDISNSVGYQDPLYFFRVFKKKYDMTPLEYRNKYQGNK; translated from the coding sequence ATGCAAAAATTATTGATAGTTGATGATGAGAAGTGGATTAGAAGAGGTTTAAAAGTAAAGCTACAGGAACTAGGTTATCAATTTGAAGAGATTCTAGAGGCTAAAAATGGAATGGATGCACTTGAAATTATTGAAAGTGAGCTACCCAAACTGGTAATAACAGATATTCGTATGCCAAAGATGACCGGTATTGACTTAATAAGAGAAGGTATTAAGATTTCAAAAGAGATTAAATTTGTTATCATTAGCGGTTATGCAGAATTTGACTATGCAGAAAAAGCTATCAACATGGGAGCAAGAGGTTACCTATTGAAGCCTATTAATGATCAGAATCTCAAAGAAACAATGGATAAGATATTAGGTGAGATTGAAAGAGAAAAGGAATACCATCAAGTTCGGGTAAAGGTGGATAAACTAGAGGATTCTTTTGTGGATAATGGGAAAGAAAAGGAGATCAATGAACTGATACTTGATGATAAAATCAACCATGTTGCCATTAAAGCAATAATGGATGAAGAGTTCTCCTATAGTTCTATGGCTCTCATTAATATTGACGCAAGCTCCTATTTCCAATCTAATTTTAAGTATGAAGATTTAGAATTACTGAAATTCAGTATTAAGAATATCATGAATGAAATAACACTAGAAGATTTTCATTATTTTATATGTAACAACCATACTAATCGTAATCAAATGATTATAATCATGGCTAATAATCAAGGGATGAATTTTCAAAAAATGATTGAAGAGAAGCTTTATGATCTTCTTAATAGTATTAATAAGTATTTAAAGATTTCGGTCACAATAGGTGTCAGTAAAGTGCATCCTGATATAAATCGTCAGCAGTATAGTGAAGCTAAAGAAGCTTATGAATTCAATTTCATTGATGGAAGAGGAAAAATCTATCAGTATGAAAGTGTCAAATATATGACTGAGAACGCTATCCAAATACCACGAGATAAGATTAAGCTGTTAAAAATGTACATGTCTAAAGGTGATGCAAAAAATATCCGTATACTATTAGAGAGTTTGATTAACACAGATACCATTAAGGAGCAATCAACTAAATATATATCCTTCATTTGGTTTGAAATCGTTAGTATCCTTATTAATTCATTGGACGCTATTGAGAAAAAAAGCCAACGTTTATTGAGTACGTCCTTATTACAGCCTGAAATTTTTGAACGTTATGAGAATGTAGATGAGGTGATTAATTATCTCTATACAACGGTTATTGATATTTTAGGAATTAAGGAAGACCAAGACCAAGATTGTAAAGAAATCGTTTATCAAGTTAAACACTTTATTGATCAAAACTATGAACAAGACATAGCTATAAAGGACTTAGCCTATGAATATGCTATTAATCCAAAGTATTTCTCAACTCTATTCAAGAAAGAAATAGGTATGAGTGCTATTCAATATATAACTAATAAACGACTTGCTCAAGCTTGTGAACTCCTCATTCAAACAGGGCAGAGCATTACTGATATATCCAATAGTGTTGGGTATCAAGATCCCTTATATTTCTTCAGAGTGTTTAAAAAGAAATATGATATGACACCATTAGAATATCGCAATAAATATCAAGGCAATAAATAG
- the truA gene encoding tRNA pseudouridine(38-40) synthase TruA has translation MRKIKITIAYEGTAFNGWQRQNNAVGIEEKVEEACKKIFIEPIKITGASRTDTGVHALGQVATFETSKDIPLKNIPYALNSKLPEDIVVVGAEVVHQDFHPRYSAIKKTYQYRIYNGQFLLPNLRKQVAFVPTELNIDLMEKACELFIGQHDFKGFSSTGSSVKTTIRTIFDMHLIIDQDLISIQVTGDGFLYNMVRIIAGTLIEVGQGKRSLEEVKEAIDLCDRNKAGKTAPAKGLTLVKIYY, from the coding sequence ATGAGAAAAATTAAAATAACAATTGCATATGAAGGTACAGCTTTTAATGGTTGGCAACGGCAAAATAATGCAGTAGGGATAGAAGAAAAAGTAGAAGAGGCTTGTAAAAAGATTTTTATCGAGCCTATTAAAATCACTGGTGCTAGTCGTACAGATACAGGTGTCCATGCATTAGGGCAAGTTGCTACCTTTGAAACCAGTAAAGACATACCTTTAAAGAACATACCTTATGCATTGAATTCTAAGTTACCAGAGGATATTGTTGTTGTTGGAGCAGAAGTGGTTCATCAAGACTTCCATCCCAGGTATTCAGCTATTAAGAAAACCTACCAATACCGTATTTATAACGGCCAATTTCTTCTTCCAAATCTACGAAAGCAGGTAGCTTTTGTACCAACTGAGCTGAATATAGATCTCATGGAAAAAGCTTGTGAACTTTTTATAGGTCAACATGACTTTAAAGGCTTTTCATCTACAGGATCATCAGTAAAAACCACAATACGTACTATTTTTGATATGCATTTAATCATTGATCAAGATTTAATATCAATACAAGTTACAGGGGATGGTTTTCTCTATAACATGGTGAGAATTATTGCTGGTACATTAATTGAAGTTGGGCAGGGAAAACGCTCTCTAGAGGAAGTTAAAGAGGCTATTGATTTATGTGACAGAAATAAGGCTGGTAAGACAGCACCAGCAAAAGGTCTTACTTTAGTTAAGATCTATTATTGA
- a CDS encoding energy-coupling factor transporter transmembrane component T family protein — protein sequence MLRDITIGQYYPTHSFIHRLDPRSKLLLTIGYIIVLFVVDNFWGFAIAALFLGACIRISKVPLKFILKGLKAVIMILIFTLILNVFFTSGGTTLVEWGVIKITTQGLYQAAFMAVRLMFLIIGSSLLTLTTSPIELTDGLENLLSPLKKIKVPAHEIAMMMTIALRFIPILLEETDKIMKAQMARGADFEEGGLIKKAKSMIPLLVPLFISAFRRADELAMAMEARCYRGDVNRTRMKQLKYSKNDALTASVFALFTVVIFMSAYYIK from the coding sequence ATGTTACGTGATATTACAATAGGACAGTATTACCCAACTCATTCATTTATACACAGATTAGATCCACGTTCCAAATTGTTATTAACGATTGGATACATTATTGTATTATTTGTTGTTGATAATTTTTGGGGATTTGCGATAGCAGCGCTATTTTTAGGTGCATGTATAAGAATTTCAAAAGTTCCTCTTAAATTCATTTTAAAAGGGTTAAAAGCTGTTATCATGATTTTGATATTTACATTAATATTGAATGTATTTTTTACCAGTGGTGGAACAACCTTAGTTGAGTGGGGAGTTATTAAAATAACAACACAAGGATTATACCAAGCGGCATTTATGGCAGTCCGCTTAATGTTCTTAATCATTGGCTCATCATTGCTGACGTTAACGACTTCACCAATTGAATTAACCGATGGTCTAGAAAATTTATTGAGCCCACTAAAAAAAATTAAAGTACCGGCCCATGAAATTGCTATGATGATGACCATAGCATTACGATTCATACCTATTCTCTTAGAAGAGACTGATAAAATAATGAAAGCTCAAATGGCAAGAGGTGCAGACTTTGAAGAAGGTGGATTAATTAAAAAAGCCAAGAGTATGATACCTCTATTGGTACCTCTATTTATATCAGCTTTTAGACGAGCAGATGAGTTAGCTATGGCTATGGAAGCCCGTTGTTACCGCGGTGACGTTAATCGTACAAGGATGAAACAGTTGAAATACAGTAAAAATGATGCACTTACTGCTAGTGTGTTTGCATTATTTACGGTTGTTATCTTTATGTCGGCATATTATATAAAGTAA
- a CDS encoding energy-coupling factor transporter ATPase: MPIETKSLTYIYGEGTPYEKTAIKDVNIAINNGEFIGLIGHTGSGKSTLIQHFNALLKPTSGKVIVNGKDLGDDKTSKKEVRQKVGLVFQYPEHQLFEMTVYKDVAFGPENLGLNKEEVDQRVIRSLKLVGLTEKHYEKSPFELSGGQKRRVAIAGVLAMEPDILILDEPTAGLDPKGRDEILDQVKALHDETGITVILVSHSMEDVAKYVERLIVMGDGHVQFDGSPKEVFKNSKELVEMGLGVPQVTDLMNALQEKGFHIPDTIITVEEAVNYLKDTLDRKVGV, encoded by the coding sequence ATGCCAATTGAAACAAAAAGTTTAACATATATCTATGGAGAAGGTACTCCTTATGAAAAGACAGCCATCAAGGATGTTAATATAGCCATTAATAACGGTGAGTTTATAGGGTTAATTGGGCATACTGGTTCAGGCAAATCAACACTTATTCAACACTTTAATGCCTTATTAAAGCCTACTTCTGGTAAAGTAATCGTCAATGGAAAAGATTTGGGGGATGATAAGACCAGCAAAAAGGAAGTAAGGCAAAAAGTTGGATTAGTCTTTCAATATCCTGAACATCAACTATTCGAGATGACAGTCTATAAAGATGTAGCTTTTGGACCAGAGAATTTAGGTCTCAATAAAGAAGAAGTGGACCAACGTGTGATACGTTCTTTAAAGTTAGTAGGTCTTACTGAAAAGCATTATGAGAAGTCCCCATTTGAATTATCTGGGGGACAAAAGAGAAGAGTAGCCATTGCAGGGGTATTAGCTATGGAACCTGACATATTAATATTAGATGAGCCAACAGCTGGTCTTGATCCAAAAGGACGAGATGAAATTCTAGACCAGGTGAAGGCATTACATGATGAAACAGGTATTACAGTTATTCTCGTTTCTCATAGTATGGAGGATGTCGCTAAATATGTGGAGCGACTCATCGTTATGGGAGATGGTCACGTACAATTTGATGGTTCACCAAAAGAAGTGTTCAAAAACAGTAAAGAGCTGGTTGAGATGGGATTAGGCGTTCCACAAGTAACAGATCTAATGAATGCTTTACAAGAAAAGGGTTTTCATATACCTGATACAATTATTACGGTAGAAGAAGCAGTTAACTACCTGAAAGATACCTTAGATAGAAAAGTAGGTGTATAG
- a CDS encoding energy-coupling factor transporter ATPase: MDKIVSSKGLVYEYLVHNEFGEVEDKKRAIDQVDLEVEQGEFIVILGHNGSGKSTLAKHINALLHPTEGTLLVKGLDTSDQNNIWDIRQSAGMVFQNPDNQIIATIVEEDVAFGPENLGVHPAEIRRRVDESLMAVDMYHYKDHSPNKLSGGQKQRIAIAGVLAMRPECIILDEPTAMLDPSGRQEVMDAVLRLNEEEGITIIHITHYMEEAIRADRVIVMEEGRVVKQGRPKEVFAEVELMKNLGLDVPQVTEVAYELNNLGIEISQEILSIDEMVNAICQLKQKV; the protein is encoded by the coding sequence ATGGACAAAATTGTTTCTTCAAAAGGGCTCGTCTATGAGTATCTTGTTCATAACGAGTTTGGAGAAGTTGAAGATAAAAAGAGAGCTATTGATCAAGTGGATTTAGAAGTGGAACAAGGTGAGTTTATTGTCATTTTAGGACATAATGGTTCTGGTAAATCTACATTGGCTAAACATATAAATGCGTTACTGCATCCCACTGAGGGAACCTTATTAGTTAAAGGTTTAGATACCAGTGATCAAAATAATATCTGGGATATTCGTCAATCAGCTGGTATGGTATTTCAAAACCCAGACAATCAAATTATAGCTACTATTGTAGAAGAGGATGTAGCATTTGGACCAGAGAATCTAGGGGTTCATCCAGCAGAGATTCGGAGAAGAGTGGATGAATCATTAATGGCAGTAGATATGTATCATTATAAAGATCATTCTCCTAATAAATTATCAGGTGGGCAAAAACAAAGAATAGCCATAGCTGGGGTACTGGCCATGAGGCCGGAATGCATTATACTTGATGAACCTACAGCAATGCTAGATCCTTCTGGCCGTCAAGAAGTAATGGATGCAGTTCTTCGCCTCAATGAGGAAGAAGGTATCACCATTATTCACATTACACATTACATGGAGGAAGCTATTCGAGCAGACCGTGTTATTGTTATGGAGGAAGGAAGGGTTGTTAAGCAAGGTCGACCTAAAGAAGTTTTCGCTGAGGTAGAATTAATGAAAAACTTAGGATTAGATGTACCACAAGTAACAGAAGTTGCTTACGAGTTAAATAATTTAGGAATTGAAATTTCCCAAGAAATACTATCAATAGATGAGATGGTGAATGCGATATGCCAATTGAAACAAAAAGTTTAA